The sequence ACAGGGCAGAAAAACCCCGAAAATGATACCGAGATGATACAGAATTACCGCCGATACCGCCACACCAGCGGAAACGGCAGAAAGGAGCGCACCCATGCCAAGAATGAGCAAGAAACGGCGGCTGGAATGGTCTTTTTTCCTGCGGCAAGTGAAAGTCGGGAATACCACCTGCGACCGTATCACATACAACGACCTCTGCCGGGGCTGTACCCATAGCTGCAAGCAGAGCTTCCGGGCGGTTATCATACTCTGCCCCCGCTACTACTCCAAACGCCGGAAAAAGGAGGACAGGGACAATGGCAGATAACCGCAAGTATTACTACCTCAAGCTGAAAGAGAACTTTTTTGACAGCGACTCCATTGTGCTGCTGGAAGATATGAAAGACGGGATTTTATATTCCAATATTCTCTTGAAACTGTACTTAAAATCGCTGAAAAACGGCGGGAAGTTGCAGCTTGACGAGCATATCCCCTACACAGCACAGATGATAGCGACACTGACCCGCCACCAGATAGGGACGGTTGAGAGAGCTTTGGAGATTTTCCGGCAGTTGGGGCTTGTGGAGCAGCTTGACAGCGGGGCTTTCTATATGACCGACATTGAGCTGATGATAGGACAATCCTCTACCGAAGCCGAGAGAAAACGGGCTGCAAGGCTGGAAAACAAGGCACTTTTACCGCCCCGGACAAAAGGCGGACATTTGTCCGACATTCGTCCACCAGAGATAGAGATAGAGTTAGAGAAAGAGATAGAGATAGAAAAAGAGAGAGAGGGAGAAACGGGACACCCCGCCCCCGCCGCTTATGGCAGATACAACAATGTGATACTGACCGATACGGAGCTTTCCGGGCTGAAAACAGAGCTGCCCGACAAGTGGGAGTATTATATTGACCGGCTTTCCTGCCATATCGCTTCCACCGGAAAGCAGTACCATAGCCATGCAGCCACCATTTACAAGTGGGCGCAGGAGGACGCTGCCAAAGGCAAGGCTGCCCCGAAACAGGGCATACCCGATTATTCATGCAAGGAGGGCGAGAGCTTATGAAAAACGAGATTGAAGCTATGATTACGGACATTACAACCACTACCGCCGAAGCGGAGGACTACACAGGCGAGGACGGGCTTTTATACTGCGGCAAGTGCCATACGCCAAAAGAAGCCTACTTTTCAAAAGAAACCGCCCAATGGTTAGGGCATGACCGACACCCGGCAGAGTGCGACTGCCAGCGGGCAGCCCGTGAAAAACGGGAAGCCGCTGAAAGCAGACAGAAGCACCTTGAAAAAGTGGAGGACTTGAAACGCCGGGGCTTTACCGACCCTGCTATGCGGAACTGGACATTTGAGCATGACAACGGCAGAAACCCGCAGACCGAAACCGCCCGCTTTTATGTGGAGAGCTGGGAAACCATGCAGGCTGAAAATATCGGCTACCTGTTTTGGGGTGGCGTGGGGACAGGAAAAAGCTACCTTGCCGCCTGTATCGCCAACGCCCTTATGGAAAAAGAGGTTGCCGTTCGCATGACAAACTTTGCAACGATACTCAATGACCTTGCCGCCAGCTTTGAGAGCAGGAACGAATATATTTCCCGCATTTGCAGCTACCCCCTGCTGATACTTGATGATTTCGGTATGGAGCGAGGGACAGAATACGGGCTGGAACAGGTTTACAGCGTGATTGACAGCCGTTACCGAAGCGGCAAGCCGCTGATCGCCACGACCAACCTCACGCTGGAGGAATTGCAGCACCCGCAGGACACGCCCCACGCCCGTATCTATGACAGGCTGACTTCCATGTGCGCCCCCGTCCGCTTCACGGGCAGCAACTTCCGAAAGGAAACCGCACAGGAAAAGCTGGAACGCTTAAAGCAACTGATGAAGCAGCGAAAGGAGAGCCTATGACAGAAACGAAACAGACAAGCACCACCAAAACAGACCGCCGCCCGGACTGTGTGACGGAAATCCGCATGGGCAACTCCGTCCTTACCGTTTCCGGCTTCTTCAAGCAGGGCGCAACCGACACCGCAGCCGACAAGATGATGAAAGTGCTGGAAGCGGAAACTGCTGCCGGACATACGCCACCGTTCAGCGCATAAGTGATGACATGGAAAAGCGGTCACGCCGGGGAGCATGACCGCTGGAATATCAGTAACAACTTTATTTTTTCCGAAGTTTCAACTCAATGCCTTTTGGAACAGCTATATCCTGCAACAGTTTTGCGATAACAGAAGCCTGTTCTTTCTTCCCCATACTTTGAAAATCCTTATCGGATTTAACTGTTTGCAAGATATTTTCAATTTCTTTAATCGTTAAGAGATTGACTGCAACACAGAATAGATTTTTTCTGCGCCCGTCATTATAGTGTGACAAGAGGAAATCCAATAATTTGCGCTTTTCTTCCTGTTCAGCATTATAGGCGGGAATCCCTATCTGGCTGGCTTTTTCCATGTCATTCATTTGATTATGATGAGTTATAAAAGAATCAAAATCATCTATATGAGCGTATTTGTCACAAGGGAAGCTGGTACACTGAAAGCAATATTCGATTTTCCCATGTTCAATACTGCACTTTGCGATTTTACAACTTTGATTATCAACGCCGCAACCGGAACAATGCCCTGCCAAATTCATAGGACATAATTTACAATTTAGACCACAAAGAGAAAGGTACTGATTGTTACGGACAAACCCTTTCATTGTCACACCCCCTTGTATTGATTAGCTCCATTTTACCATAAGAACAAGAGTTTTTCTACTATGCAATCCCAATCATCTGCTACACAAAAAACGGCGATTTGACCGACCATAAAGAAGCAGATTTGACGCTTTTGCCGCTATACAGACAGCCACCCCATGTGGTACAATCAAGGTACGGAATAGTGGGGCTGGCTGTCGGAAACGGAGGATTTTATGTTAAGACAGACCAACCAACAACCAATTACCGCCCTTTACCCAAGACTTTCCCATGAGGACGAGCTGCAAGGCGAGAGCAATTCCATTTCCAATCAGAAGCGTATCCTTGAAACCTATGCAAAGCAGAACGGCTTTTCCAATCTGCGCTGGTACACGGACGACGGTTATTCTGGTGCGAACTTTCAAAGACCCGGTTTCCAAGCCATGCTTGCGGACATTGAAGCCGGAAAAGTCGGGACAGTTATCGTAAAGGATATGTCGAGGTTAGGGCGAAACTACCTGCAAGTGGGAATGTATACGGAAATGATTTTCCCACAGAAAGGTGTCCGCTTCATCGCTATCAATGACGGAGTGGACAGCGCACAGGGCGACAATGATTTTGCCCCGCTGCGGAATATCTTTAACGAATGGCTGGTGAGAGATACGAGCAAGAAAATCAAAGCAGTAAAACGCTCAAAAGGCATGAGTGGCAAGCCCATCACAAGCAAGCCTGTGTATGGCTACCTCATGGACGAGGACGAAAATTTCATTATTGACGAGGAAGCTGCACCCGTAGTCAAGCAGATATACAACCTCTGCCTTGCCGGGAATGGTCCGACCAAGATAGCCCGTATGCTCACAGAGCAGCAGATCCCCACGCCGGGGACGCTGGAATACCGCAGGACGGGCAGCACCCGCCGCTACCACCCCGGCTATGAGTGCAAGTGGGCGACCAATACCGTTGTGCATATCCTTGAAAA is a genomic window of Intestinimonas massiliensis (ex Afouda et al. 2020) containing:
- a CDS encoding phage replisome organizer N-terminal domain-containing protein, with the translated sequence MADNRKYYYLKLKENFFDSDSIVLLEDMKDGILYSNILLKLYLKSLKNGGKLQLDEHIPYTAQMIATLTRHQIGTVERALEIFRQLGLVEQLDSGAFYMTDIELMIGQSSTEAERKRAARLENKALLPPRTKGGHLSDIRPPEIEIELEKEIEIEKEREGETGHPAPAAYGRYNNVILTDTELSGLKTELPDKWEYYIDRLSCHIASTGKQYHSHAATIYKWAQEDAAKGKAAPKQGIPDYSCKEGESL
- a CDS encoding ATP-binding protein; this encodes MKNEIEAMITDITTTTAEAEDYTGEDGLLYCGKCHTPKEAYFSKETAQWLGHDRHPAECDCQRAAREKREAAESRQKHLEKVEDLKRRGFTDPAMRNWTFEHDNGRNPQTETARFYVESWETMQAENIGYLFWGGVGTGKSYLAACIANALMEKEVAVRMTNFATILNDLAASFESRNEYISRICSYPLLILDDFGMERGTEYGLEQVYSVIDSRYRSGKPLIATTNLTLEELQHPQDTPHARIYDRLTSMCAPVRFTGSNFRKETAQEKLERLKQLMKQRKESL
- a CDS encoding transposon-encoded TnpW family protein, with amino-acid sequence MTETKQTSTTKTDRRPDCVTEIRMGNSVLTVSGFFKQGATDTAADKMMKVLEAETAAGHTPPFSA
- a CDS encoding DUF3795 domain-containing protein; its protein translation is MKGFVRNNQYLSLCGLNCKLCPMNLAGHCSGCGVDNQSCKIAKCSIEHGKIEYCFQCTSFPCDKYAHIDDFDSFITHHNQMNDMEKASQIGIPAYNAEQEEKRKLLDFLLSHYNDGRRKNLFCVAVNLLTIKEIENILQTVKSDKDFQSMGKKEQASVIAKLLQDIAVPKGIELKLRKK